Within Colius striatus isolate bColStr4 chromosome 5, bColStr4.1.hap1, whole genome shotgun sequence, the genomic segment agaaaaaaatgagtccTTCCCTGAAACTACAGCACAGTAGACCCAGCTATGTAAGTGTGCATGCTGTTGATTACACCTGGAAAATGATGTAGAACAACAAAACTAATGGCCAAGAATCTATCTGTTTAAACCtcatttttgtatttcaggGTTATTGTGATACTCACAACGGCCAAGCAGAAGTTTCAATTCCATGTATTTGAGTATTAGATTGAGAAAAATGTTCTCCTGCAGAGTGGAAGGAGAAACTGTGCTTTGCCAGAggggtaaaaaagaaacaaaggtcAAGCCCTCAAGGCTAGCATCTCTCCTGAGAAACAAGTCAGGGATTAAATGTTTAGAGTACATTTAAGACTTCCCTGCAATAACAGTAGACTCTCCAGGTTGGGACAGATGAGAGAGAAGGACAATGGGAATTCCTTTTTATTCTCCCAGCCTCCAACTTTATCAGGACTTGATGCAGAAGGTTTGACAATGACAACTATGACACTCAATAAGTAGGTACATTGCCAATAGTCATAAAACCacacaggcttttaaaaatgatcAAGAATCTCTGGAACAGCTGTGCTGCCCTAAGGAAAGTGGCTTTCTTTACATACCATTTTCAGTTTCTCCCTCCTTTAAAGTTCCTTCAGAAcagggaaacaaaaccaaaacaatgtgTGAAATGGAGAACAATAAAAACAGCCCTCCTTTACTCTCTGAGTGGAAAATGCATCTGTTCTTTTGCATAGGTTTGTTCTAACACTGCCACAGGGAGGAAtggcaaaaggaaagaaggtaagaatgaaagaaagaatccTGAGGGATTTACAGATGCCTTGACAAGACTAAGACCTGAGCTCTTCTCCTTAGCCCTGAACTTACCCAATTTCAAACATTGTCTTGCTCTTCTGGATGGCCTGGGCAAGGCATTTCCCTCCTTCACTTGTTATTTTGTTTGCTCCTATTCTGCACAAAACAAATGAATTGGTGAGGTCCAGCACTTACAACAGCACAGCTATTAGAACAGCAGTTCAGAAAGCAATACAAGTACTTAAAGCTAATTAACTCTGGAGGCTAGCTACACTTATAAAAGATTAAACTAgagctcagaaacactgcaggcaCTTGGCCTTTGATTAACAGGCATCATTTTATGTTGTCTTTTACATATTTTGCATGTCAGGCCTCCAAATGAGCAGTATTACTGTAGAGTCAGGGTTCCAGTGCTCAGTAGGTCAGCAACTAGCTTTAGGAGCTGGTCCTCAAAACAAGGACCCCTGTCTAGTTTTTCAGCTGGTTCACAATATCAGCAGTTGCTACAGAGTACACGAATGACATGCAGCATGTTTCATGATGCCACAGGGAGCAGAATATTTCTTGGTTGCATGGCTCCAGAGGAGAGTGAAGTACAGACTGTAACAGTTTCAGGCTTCCTGCTCTGAGCATAGGTTACGAGGCAGTGGCACAGATCTTCAGCAGTGAGTGGCTCTGGCTGCCATCTACAGAAGACCTTTTCTGTATTTGGCCTGTGTGGAGATATCAAATGGCTGGAGTCCAAGGAAGAGTTAAGTCTCAATTTTATATACATTGATAGAAAGAACAAACCAagacccaaaacccctcaaccCACTACCTTTACATAAACTGGCTTGTTTGACTGACTTCAGGCACATGAATATGCAGCCTCTCAAAATAATGGCTGAGCTTACTATGCAGCCTGAAAGTAACCATTTTCCACCAGGCTTTTTTCTAGGAAAGTCAGATTAAATAAGCAACACAATGTGTCAAAATAGTGAAAGAACCACAGTGCTCTTGGGTTTCAAAACTCCAAATGTTTCATGTGGGAAGCATGTGGCTACTCTGGGGTTTCTGAACTAGTTAATGGTGCAATATGGACTAGAACCCAAGTCCCTGGTTGCTACATTCATACCAACAGCTGACATTGCTGCAGTTACCTGTATTTTCTGCTATGGCCACAATTAAACCATTTGTTAATTATCTACCTTTATGACAAACCAGATGTTGTGCATGGCCACAAGCTCTTATCCAGAGAAGTTCCAGGAATTAAATGGAACAACTCACCAAGTGAATTTGGGGAATCCCCAAGTTGAGGAATGACACCAGCATGGCCTGATGCCAATGGCCCATAAAAGACAAGATATAAAGAAGTTTGGTACTAAGTTCAAGTGAATCTGTCTGTTGCAAGGGGGAGCCAGGGTCATGCACCACTTCAGCCTCATTCAGGTGCTTAGATTCAGTTTAGGTGAAGAACAGGTCTCATGgagggtcttcaagacccacctggacatgtggtgacctgcttctgcagcggggataaactagatgatctctagaagtcccttccaacccctaccattctacgattctatgctCTCCTTTTGCTTACTAATATATTTCAGCAAAGACTGGATTCAACATTTTCACCTGCTGCCATTCCCTGCTAGACTACCAGAAAATAATACAACTGCAGCACAAGTTCTATTTTATTTGAAACAtaattgttgtctttttttcactCTCCCTCTTATTTCAAGTTATTTCACCTTAATTAGGATACTGTAGAaaggtaaaacaaaaaataaacccaaccTACTTAACGTATTCAAGGCTTGAACACTCTTCAATTAGTTTTGCAACATATTTGGCTCCAATATCAGTGATTTGATTGTTGTATaagcttaaagaaaaaacacattggTAAAAACGGGTTATTCCTGCTGTTAGTTTAGTATTTACAACCTGAATGTTTATAATGCATACTTAACATCCATCTTTTTTGTATGGCTTTGTACACATTCATAGCTGCTTGTATTTCTATTTTGATATACAATTCACACTGCAAGGGGATGGATATAAAACACAGGGGGACCAGACTGTAAATCATAGGAAAGTATTTATATTGGCTTTTTAATAAATGATCTCCCCAAGCAAACAAAGCCTCCCTTTATTCCTGGGTGAGCACTCTGTAATATTGCCAGAAGAGAAATCAGAAAAGACCAAAAGAATGGATTTTTGGTCTTTTCAAAGTCATAAAATCCTCTTGCAAATATTACTGAAGATCAGATACCTGAGCAGACTTACTGATATTAGGGCACCAGAGGAAGGAGGCAATTCTTGGTGTTCATTActcaaaaagtcatttttatGTAGCTACTTAACCAAGAGCAAGAAGGCAAAGCTAACATGCCTTCCAGCTTCAACTTGATTAAGTGCTAATTAAGGTCTTAAAGAAATTAGTACCATGAACATGACACTTGAAACTGCACATTTCTGACACTGGTTTCTACCAAGCTGTACTCACTTTGCATGGTTGAAATCAATCAATTTAGAGCAGTGCAAACAGGAAGACCCAGCTATCAAGTGCACTCTCTCCTGCTTATGCTCTCTCCCCACTCCACAGCTACCAGAAGGCTGTAGGTATCAAACTAGCACACCCTCATAGTTCAGTAACCTGACAGTGGTCTGCACAGAGTTATAGAAGAGCTTGATGTCAGTGGAAGTGGGAGGCAGTGCGATGGGAGAGGAAGCTGTGCTCTTTTTCCCAGTAAACTGTTACAGGATGGCAGCTGAATCGTTACTGACACAAAATGCTGCTTTGCTTGCATTCAGAAATGAGGAGGTAACTGTGGTTTCTATCCCACCTttgctgtgtctgtgctgtcagcactgcagttttattttctggtatCAAAATCTAGTGTTTTGCTCCCAATTGGTACATACCCCAAGAAAGTCACTATTTGGTACTTTGAGAGTTCTTCATACAAGATCTTTACTCCATCATCAGTGACCTGATTTACACTGAGCCTGGAATGAagggaacaaaaagaaagtCTGAATTAATACAGATTACAAGTGTTCATCATCCATGAGCTGTTGAATGACTGGAGATCTATGCATTTTCCTCTGATATTTGAACCAGTCCTTATACCACCACTAAGGGAAATGTGAGCTCAATTTCATATGGCTCACTTCaaaaacaatggaaaacaaaaagctccCAATCTCCAAGGTAATGCTCTGGAAGCTGTTCACTGCAAACAGTAAAAGGCAGTAAGTCAGAAACCAGAGACAAACACTTCATCCTCGTCCCACGCTTACTGTAATTACATGAAAAAATTCTGCTTGACAGTCTAGCAAAAGCAAGCTTTCCTAACTAGTCTTCTTGCAGCCTTCTGAGTACCCAGTAATAGCCACACTTTAAAGTCACAACACATTCAGGCTTTGCTGAACAAAGGCTGTGAAAAGCCCTAGCCAGGAAATGTAACTGCAGTCCCATGGGCGTGCTGGATGTGTCTAACTTTACTGTCCAAACTAGACACAAACCAAATCAACATCAGtcattcacagaagaaaaacatttcttttcactttttttgaggggttcttttgttttttttaaacctctcAAGCTTTTTCACCTTGCCTAAATCACAATATCACAGAAtagcagggttggaagggacttccagagaccatccagtccaatccccctgcagaagcaggtccacctagatcaggtcacatagaaatgtgaaaaggcaggtcttgaagatggACAAGTTCCCACGGAGCATTCTAGTTCTGCTCTCTCCATGAAAACATTTTGACCAGCTTTAGTATCTACACAAACTCAGAAAATGAACATTCACTGCTTAGAGTCCCTTATCACCAACAGCCCCCCTGGCTCTTGCTCCTTTGTCAGTTGGTCACTTTGGAATGTACCAGCACTTAGGAGAAATCAGAGCCAATATCATCACATCAGAACTATCTGCTTCTTTCAAAGGGGTGGTTAGAAACAACATTTCCTGACTTGCAGAAACTGGTCATTAGAAATGAAATCCTAACGTCAGAAGAgccataaaaacaaaaaggcaactGAACAAACTGGTCTGGTGCTGGGGATGGTGTAAAGACCACACTGTGTATAGCATGATCATGacagaggcaaaaaaagaaagtctgtctttttctcctttgttttgtcTTACATACTTATGCATTTTCCTTCTAAGTTTCCTTATTGCTTTCTCTTGGGACATCAGGTGATTTGCAACTGGAAAAAACAAGTGTCACTTGCTTGATTTAGTCCTAGAGGAAAACAAGGCAGAGCACAGTCAACCAAGAGGAATAAAtccatttattaaaaaatatctcatgaggctgaaggagctttaaaaaaaaaaaaaagatacatctgaagttcctgcttttctgcacaTAAATGTTTAGACAAACAATCTATAGCTGCATGGCACAACCTCAAAGGACAAGAGGTAGCCTGTGATGTTAGAGGTGGAGCTAGTTCTCCATGATCACACCAAGCCatgtcctcctcctccacatCACTTCATCAGGGAAACATCACATCTAAAGACTTCAACTGCATCCTTTCATGGAGTATTACATGTCAGCTTTTTGTTCAGTGAAAACCAGACATCTTGGCAGTATGTAAAAACAAGACATTCAGAGCTTTTGATCAAGGGTCATTGTGAATAGCAGAGTCTCTTTTATCTCATTTGAGGAATGGACAGAGATAGGTTCAGGCATTCTTCAGATAATGGGGTAAGCAattgtgtttcctttcttttcccttaacCACTTTCTTCTATAAAAATCCTCTTTTGATACAAACCAATTTGAGATAGAGCTAACTGAATCTACAGGTTTAAACATTCCTGGCTTCTAAGGACTTCTTACCACCCTTTCCATTTGGGATTCCAAATTCACAGTTTATCCCTGCTCCCGTGACTGGCTGAACAAAGatttcagaacagaaacagagtaacatttttctttccaggagCAGTAAGACCCCTAATCTTTCTCCAGTTTTGAGATCAATTGCCTCAGCCCAGTAGGGTGTGGAATAAATCAAGGATAAACAAGAACTTGCTTGCACAGACGCCTACCTGACCACTGCAAGCTTGCTGAAACAAGGTACCAGTTGTTTTACTCCATAGTCATTGATGTTGTTGTTGTCCAAATCCAGCGCCAAGCGCTTTTGAAAGTGATGCAGGACAAAGGAAATGGCCCTGCAGTCAGCAGAGGAGGCGTTGCAGTAGGTGAGCTTGATGTAATTGGCATGTATGTGCCTGGCAGCCAATTTGCCCACCTTCTCACTTTGAGTCTCGTAAAGGCACCTCAGCATCCAAACAAAGTTGGGCTTGACCTGAATCTGATTGTAGGCTGAAAGCCTGGATCGAGTGGGGCCTTTCCTGTGGGATTTCATGCTCTTCCCAAGGTATGTGATGAgtgtctttctctttctcttaatGATTGCAGGCAAAATTAAGTGACCAAAGAGCTTCTGCTTGGATCTAGAAAGCAGGCCACAAAGAAACAGGTTGGTAAAATTAAAGTGTTCTTTATTTTGGAAAGGATCCTCCCCTGCTAGTTGTTTCTTTAACCAAGGAATACGAAGGCAAGTAAGCTGAGTAGTCTCACTGGAAGAACATTTATTGAAAAACTGAAGTAACTCCTTGGCACTCACTTTCTCTTCAAGGACCAGGAACAAAGCTGTGAAAAAAGACTGAAGGGTTAAGTGCAAGAACTCATACATGGACTGATTGTTGCAGCCACTGTAACCCTTAACTGTCCTGAGAAAGCCCAATTGCAAATCCTCTTCAGAGATGTTCACTGCTGAGACCTCCTCCTGCTCAAAGATAAAGAAAGAATTCTTCATCCCTTTGTATGCCATCCTACCCAAAGCTAGGAGAGTTTCCTTTCTTGATTTGAACATCTCTGCTTGGCTCCTGGTGGTGTTCTTCAGCAAACTTGTTTTCAGGGATCGGTTGAGATGGACTTCAACCATGactaaaaatacatctgtcaaTGTAACAGAGCAGTCTGGAAGCTCATGGCTGTCAAACATGGAATGGAACTGTTCGTAGCATTTAAAGATAATCCAACAAAATAAAGGCACTGAGCACAAACTGCAGAGACTGGGGTTAGCTTCCAACTGGTTCAACACCAGTGTTCGTTGCCCTTCATCTTTGAAAAACACAGCAGTGTATTCCTTTAGGTTGTTGCTGGAGAAACCACGGAGTAACACTTTCTTTCTAATGATGTTTCTTTGGATCTCAGTTCCTGTCCTCGCTGTAAGAATTTTCTTGGATCCCTTGAGGAGCTTTCCTCTGAGAAGGCTTACCAGCAGCATCAGGGGGTGGATGGGTTCATTGGGTGAACACATCTCAGGCATGTTACTGAGATCCAAGTTGGAATAGATCTCATCGAAGCCATCAAACGTGAAAAGAACTGTGTGAGGGAATTGCAAGATGTGATGGAACACCTCTGCAGGGTCCTGGTCTGGATAGCAATTATATTTGAAGAGTAGGTCTCTCAAACATATGGCTTCATCCTCCTTGAAGCAGCTAAACATCCTGCATCGGAAACGGAAGAAAAATTTGGCCCCTACATCCAATTCTTTTCTGGCCCAAAGGCTTTGTATCTTCTGTAGCAAGATGGATTTTCCAATTCCCGCATCACCAAAGACATAAATAGTCTCTCCATCTTCGTTAATTAGCCCAACTGCATCATCAAAAAGAGCTTCTATTTGACACACTTTGCCTAGACTCTCATTGGTAAAGCTGACCAGTTCCATAATACTGTTAGAGTAGATTTCTTCAAGCAGCATCTCTTCCCTCTGAGCGTACGACGTAACATACTTGGAGTCCCGTCCCAGTTCATATCTGAGTTTCTGGCAATACCTGCTAACTAAAAAGACAGTGAGCTATTATTAAAAAGCCTATGTATACAATGATCCACCTCTTTGGGACATGAGAGGGGGTAATAAGCAAAAGTCATTCCTACATAAAATTGTACACTTTATACATTTGGCACATTACTTCTATTTGTGCTGCCATCATCACTCTCTTGGGAAATTCAGGTGCTAACTAAAGGTGAGCCACCATTTCCTGGAAGCCAGTACTGACACTGCATTGCTTTAAGGGGCTGCTATCTTTCAGCTGAGACTCAAAGCCAAGCCCCTGTCCTTTTGCTAAAAGCTCTGGTGGGGTTGTTGGTCACTCACTGGTTTTGGCATCTGCCTCTTCACTACATTTATATTCTACTTGTGATTTCTATCGGGTAGGTGGTTATTTGTTCCTGACTTGTTTGTGAATTTTTCTTACTGTAAACAGAA encodes:
- the NOD1 gene encoding nucleotide-binding oligomerization domain-containing protein 1 isoform X1; this encodes MEGQLCANVEIPVEKPPGARLPSFITLLKVHRELLVSRIRNTQCLIDNLIKNDYFSTEDAEVVVQFPTQADKVRKILDLVQSKGEEVSEYFIHVLQKVTDAYYELQPWLDEISYKPSDNIRGKSVVNTDPVSRYCQKLRYELGRDSKYVTSYAQREEMLLEEIYSNSIMELVSFTNESLGKVCQIEALFDDAVGLINEDGETIYVFGDAGIGKSILLQKIQSLWARKELDVGAKFFFRFRCRMFSCFKEDEAICLRDLLFKYNCYPDQDPAEVFHHILQFPHTVLFTFDGFDEIYSNLDLSNMPEMCSPNEPIHPLMLLVSLLRGKLLKGSKKILTARTGTEIQRNIIRKKVLLRGFSSNNLKEYTAVFFKDEGQRTLVLNQLEANPSLCSLCSVPLFCWIIFKCYEQFHSMFDSHELPDCSVTLTDVFLVMVEVHLNRSLKTSLLKNTTRSQAEMFKSRKETLLALGRMAYKGMKNSFFIFEQEEVSAVNISEEDLQLGFLRTVKGYSGCNNQSMYEFLHLTLQSFFTALFLVLEEKVSAKELLQFFNKCSSSETTQLTCLRIPWLKKQLAGEDPFQNKEHFNFTNLFLCGLLSRSKQKLFGHLILPAIIKRKRKTLITYLGKSMKSHRKGPTRSRLSAYNQIQVKPNFVWMLRCLYETQSEKVGKLAARHIHANYIKLTYCNASSADCRAISFVLHHFQKRLALDLDNNNINDYGVKQLVPCFSKLAVVRLSVNQVTDDGVKILYEELSKYQIVTFLGLYNNQITDIGAKYVAKLIEECSSLEYVKIGANKITSEGGKCLAQAIQKSKTMFEIGMWGNQVGDEGAKAFAEALRNHPRLTNVSLAFNGITTEGGKSIAEAMQHNDSVEIFWLTKNELDDEAAMSFAEMLKVNKKLVHLWLIQNQITAKGVKYLSEALKENTAIKEVCLNGNPISKEEAKAFENERRIICF
- the NOD1 gene encoding nucleotide-binding oligomerization domain-containing protein 1 isoform X2, yielding MEGQLCANVEIPVEKPPGARLPSFITLLKVHRELLVSRIRNTQCLIDNLIKNDYFSTEDAEVVVQFPTQADKVRKILDLVQSKGEEVSEYFIHVLQKVTDAYYELQPWLDEISYKPSDNIRGKSVVNTDPVSRYCQKLRYELGRDSKYVTSYAQREEMLLEEIYSNSIMELVSFTNESLGKVCQIEALFDDAVGLINEDGETIYVFGDAGIGKSILLQKIQSLWARKELDVGAKFFFRFRCRMFSCFKEDEAICLRDLLFKYNCYPDQDPAEVFHHILQFPHTVLFTFDGFDEIYSNLDLSNMPEMCSPNEPIHPLMLLVSLLRGKLLKGSKKILTARTGTEIQRNIIRKKVLLRGFSSNNLKEYTAVFFKDEGQRTLVLNQLEANPSLCSLCSVPLFCWIIFKCYEQFHSMFDSHELPDCSVTLTDVFLVMVEVHLNRSLKTSLLKNTTRSQAEMFKSRKETLLALGRMAYKGMKNSFFIFEQEEVSAVNISEEDLQLGFLRTVKGYSGCNNQSMYEFLHLTLQSFFTALFLVLEEKVSAKELLQFFNKCSSSETTQLTCLRIPWLKKQLAGEDPFQNKEHFNFTNLFLCGLLSRSKQKLFGHLILPAIIKRKRKTLITYLGKSMKSHRKGPTRSRLSAYNQIQVKPNFVWMLRCLYETQSEKVGKLAARHIHANYIKLTYCNASSADCRAISFVLHHFQKRLALDLDNNNINDYGVKQLVPCFSKLAVVRLSVNQVTDDGVKILYEELSKYQIVTFLGIGANKITSEGGKCLAQAIQKSKTMFEIGMWGNQVGDEGAKAFAEALRNHPRLTNVSLAFNGITTEGGKSIAEAMQHNDSVEIFWLTKNELDDEAAMSFAEMLKVNKKLVHLWLIQNQITAKGVKYLSEALKENTAIKEVCLNGNPISKEEAKAFENERRIICF